A DNA window from Hoplias malabaricus isolate fHopMal1 chromosome 5, fHopMal1.hap1, whole genome shotgun sequence contains the following coding sequences:
- the LOC136697653 gene encoding histone H2B 1/2 translates to MPEPAKSAPKKGSKKAVTKTAGKGGKKRKRTRKESYAIYVYKVLKQVHPDTGISSKAMGIMNSFVNDIFERIAGEASRLAHYNKRSTITSREIQTAVRLLLPGELAKHAVSEGTKAVTKYTSSK, encoded by the coding sequence ATGCCTGAGCCAGCCAAGTCCGCCCCGAAGAAGGGGTCAAAGAAAGCCGTGACCAAGACGGCCGGAAAGGGAGGAAAGAAGCGTAAGCGCACCAGGAAGGAGAGCTATGCTATCTACGTGTATAAGGTGCTGAAGCAGGTTCACCCCGACACCGGAATCTCCTCCAAGGCCATggggatcatgaactctttcGTCAACGACATCTTCGAGCGCATCGCTGGTGAGGCTTCCCGTTTGGCTCATTACAACAAGCGCTCCACCATCACCTCCAGGGAGATCCAGACCGCCGTGCGCCTGCTTCTTCCCGGAGAGCTGGCCAAGCACGCCGTGTCTGAGGGCACCAAGGCCGTCACCAAGTACACCAGCTCCAAGTAA
- the LOC136697642 gene encoding histone H3-like, with amino-acid sequence MARTKQTARKSTGGKAPRKQLATKAARKSAPATGGVKKPHRYRPGTVALREIRRYQKSTELLIRKLPFQRLVREIAQDFKTDLRFQSSAVMALQESSEAYLVGLFEDTNLCAIHAKRVTIMPKDIQLARRIRGERA; translated from the coding sequence ATGGCGAGAACTAAGCAGACCGCTCGTAAATCCACTGGTGGCAAAGCCCCGAGGAAGCAGCTGGCCACAAAGGCTGCTCGTAAGAGCGCCCCAGCCACAGGCGGCGTGAAGAAACCTCACCGTTACAGGCCCGGCACCGTGGCTCTCAGAGAGATCCGCCGCTACCAGAAGTCAACGGAGCTGCTCATCCGCAAGCTGCCCTTCCAGCGTCTGGTGCGTGAGATTGCTCAGGACTTCAAAACCGACCTCCGTTTCCAGAGCTCCGCTGTCATGGCTCTCCAGGAGTCCAGCGAGGCTTACTTGGTTGGTCTGTTTGAGGACACTAACCTGTGCGCCATCCACGCCAAGAGAGTCACCATCATGCCCAAAGACATCCAACTGGCCCGCCGTATCCGCGGAGAGCGCGCATAA
- the LOC136697667 gene encoding histone H4 translates to MSGRGKGGKGLGKGGAKRHRKVLRDNIQGITKPAIRRLARRGGVKRISGLIYEETRGVLKVFLENVIRDAVTYTEHAKRKTVTAMDVVYALKRQGRTLYGFGG, encoded by the coding sequence ATGTCAGGAAGAGGCAAGGGAGGCAAAGGGCTTGGAAAAGGAGGCGCTAAACGCCACAGAAAAGTGCTCCGTGATAACATCCAGGGCATTACTAAACCAGCTATCCGTCGTCTGGCGCGTCGCGGTGGGGTCAAGCGTATTTCTGGTCTGATCTATGAAGAAACTCGTGGTGTACTTAAGGTATTCCTGGAGAACGTGATCAGGGACGCCGTCACTTACACCGAGCACGCCAAGAGAAAGACCGTCACTGCTATGGATGTGGTGTACGCTCTGAAACGCCAGGGACGCACTCTGTACGGTTTCGGAGGTTAA
- the LOC136697620 gene encoding histone H1-like, whose amino-acid sequence MCLLKAVPSAGRRFLRTELSLCGFAPVKNLNRKMAEVAPAPAKAPKKKAAARPKKSGPSVGELIVKAVSESKERSGVSLAALKKALAAGGYDVEKNNSRVKVAVKSLVTKGTLVQTKGTGASGSFKLNKKQSEAKKPAKKVAPKAKKPAAKKPAAAKKPKKVAAKKPAAAAAKKSPKKVKKPAAAKKVTKSPKKAKKPTTPKKAKKPTTPKKAAKSPKKTKAVKPKAAKPKAKKAAPKKK is encoded by the coding sequence ATGTGTCTTTTAAAAGCCGTCCCCTCGGCAGGGAGGAGGTTCCTCAGAACAGAATTGTCTTTGTGTGGATTTGCTCCCGTTAAGAATCTAAATAGAAAGATGGCAGAAGTCGCTCCTGCTCCGGCCAAGGCTCCCAAGAAGAAGGCTGCTGCTCGCCCTAAGAAGAGCGGCCCTAGCGTCGGTGAGCTCATCGTCAAAGCCGTGTCCGAATCCAAGGAGAGGAGTGGTGTGTCTCTGGCCGCACTGAAGAAAGCCCTCGCTGCCGGCGGTTACGACGTGGAAAAGAACAACTCCCGCGTCAAAGTTGCCGTCAAGAGCCTGGTGACCAAGGGCACACTGGTGCAAACCAAAGGCACCGGCGCGTCTGGCTCTTTCAAGCTCAACAAGAAGCAAAGCGAGGCCAAGAAACCGGCCAAGAAGGTAGCGCCTAAAGCTAAGAAGCCTGCCGCCAAGAAACCCGCCGCGGCTAAGAAGCCCAAGAAGGTAGCAGCAAAGAAGCCCGCCGCCGCTGCCGCCAAGAAATCCCCGAAAAAGGTGAAGAAGCCTGCGGCCGCCAAGAAGGTAACCAAGTCCCCCAAGAAGGCAAAGAAGCCTACGACCCCAAAGAAAGCAAAAAAGCCCACGACCCCCAAGAAGGCAGCCAAGAGCCCCAAGAAGACAAAGGCAGTCAAACCCAAAGCGGCTAAACCCAAGGCGAAGAAGGCTGCCCCCAAGAAGAAGTAA
- the LOC136697655 gene encoding histone H2B 1/2, whose product MPEPAKSAPKKGSKKAVTKTAGKGGKKRKRTRKESYAIYVYKVLKQVHPDTGISSKAMGIMNSFVNDIFERIAGEASRLAHYNKRSTITSREIQTAVRLLLPGELAKHAVSEGTKAVTKYTSSK is encoded by the coding sequence ATGCCTGAGCCAGCTAAGTCCGCACCAAAGAAGGGCTCTAAGAAAGCCGTGACCAAGACGGCCGGAAAGGGAGGAAAGAAGCGTAAGCGCACCAGGAAGGAGAGCTATGCTATCTACGTGTACAAGGTGCTGAAGCAGGTTCACCCCGACACCGGAATCTCCTCCAAGGCCATGGGAATCATGAACTCTTTCGTCAACGACATCTTCGAGCGCATCGCTGGTGAGGCTTCCCGTTTGGCTCATTACAACAAGCGCTCCACCATCACCTCCAGGGAGATCCAGACCGCCGTGCGCCTGCTTCTTCCCGGAGAGCTGGCCAAGCACGCCGTGTCTGAGGGCACCAAGGCCGTCACCAAGTACACCAGCTCCAAGTAA